The following proteins come from a genomic window of Sphingobium cloacae:
- a CDS encoding glycosyltransferase family 4 protein, whose product MKIVVVASFAPSLVNFRGRLLESLVSRGHEVIACAPEDDPGVAETLGRWGVRYQGIPMARAGINPFADLRTLGALARLFLRLRPGLVLAYTQKPIIYGGIAARLTAPRARRILMCSGLGYACTGGEGADRLRAFVRAVMARLFRLATARADRVLVFNRDDGIDMRRLGMVAPGQDIVQVPGSGVDVAHFRERPLPGGPPTFLMIARLLRDKGVVDYVEAARLVRKRHPEARFRILGPFDPNPSAVSERDMRGWVEEGTIEYLGSTHDVRPCLAEAGVFVLPSYYREGLPRSTLEAMATGRAIITTDSPGCREPVVHGENGWLVPVRDPQSLAAHMMRFIAQPDLMAQMGRRSREIAVGHYSVDQVNALLIDLMGLNEDRGAAPSTHDRRAMAASLAQQS is encoded by the coding sequence GTGAAGATCGTCGTCGTCGCCAGCTTCGCACCATCGCTGGTCAATTTTCGCGGCCGATTGCTGGAAAGCCTCGTCTCGCGCGGACATGAGGTCATCGCCTGCGCGCCGGAGGACGATCCCGGCGTCGCCGAAACCCTCGGCCGCTGGGGCGTGCGATATCAGGGCATTCCGATGGCGAGGGCCGGGATCAATCCCTTCGCGGACCTCAGGACATTGGGCGCGCTTGCCCGGCTGTTCCTTCGGCTGCGCCCCGGACTGGTGCTGGCCTATACCCAGAAGCCGATCATCTATGGCGGCATCGCCGCGCGGCTGACGGCGCCTCGCGCGCGCCGCATCCTCATGTGCAGCGGCCTCGGCTATGCCTGCACGGGCGGCGAGGGGGCGGACAGGCTCCGGGCATTCGTCCGCGCCGTCATGGCCCGCCTGTTCCGCCTCGCGACGGCGCGCGCGGATCGGGTACTGGTCTTCAACCGGGACGACGGCATCGACATGCGCAGGCTGGGCATGGTCGCGCCGGGGCAGGACATCGTGCAGGTGCCGGGATCGGGCGTGGACGTGGCGCATTTCCGCGAAAGACCGCTTCCCGGCGGCCCTCCCACTTTCCTGATGATCGCGCGGCTGCTGCGCGACAAAGGCGTGGTCGATTATGTGGAGGCCGCCCGCCTGGTCCGCAAACGCCATCCGGAGGCGCGTTTCCGTATATTGGGGCCGTTCGACCCCAACCCCTCAGCGGTGAGCGAAAGGGACATGCGCGGCTGGGTCGAGGAAGGCACGATCGAATATCTCGGTTCCACCCATGACGTCCGGCCTTGCCTCGCCGAAGCCGGCGTGTTCGTCCTTCCCTCCTACTATCGGGAAGGATTGCCGCGAAGCACGCTCGAAGCCATGGCGACCGGCCGCGCGATCATCACCACGGACTCTCCGGGATGCCGCGAGCCCGTGGTGCATGGCGAAAATGGCTGGCTCGTCCCCGTCCGCGATCCGCAGAGCCTCGCCGCGCATATGATGCGCTTCATCGCGCAGCCCGATCTGATGGCCCAGATGGGCAGGAGATCGCGCGAGATCGCGGTCGGCCATTACTCCGTCGACCAGGTCAACGCCCTGCTGATCGACCTCATGGGATTGAACGAAGACCGCGGTGCCGCCCCTTCCACCCATGACCGGCGCGCCATGGCGGCATCGCTGGCCCAGCAATCATGA
- a CDS encoding sugar transferase, whose amino-acid sequence MKARVLIEGIVAALMLVLAAPVLLGIAVAVRLSMGRPVIFSQIRSGLHRHPYALRKFRTMTDALDGNGQLLPDDLRTTRVGAFLRRSRLDELPELWNIVKGEMSFIGPRPLLPPTIAVMQDKGERRCSVRPGLTGWAQTKGGQLLSLSEKLDLDLWYIDHASLRLDAVILWRTLLVVLLGDRRSYAPSSMNMQASTEDRRYATPTGLSSGRAGDSAARDIAEPEEEEPMARERAAGRR is encoded by the coding sequence ATGAAAGCCCGCGTCCTGATCGAAGGAATCGTCGCCGCGCTGATGCTCGTGCTGGCCGCGCCTGTGCTGTTGGGCATCGCGGTCGCGGTCCGGCTTTCCATGGGACGGCCGGTCATCTTCTCGCAGATCCGCAGCGGCCTCCACCGCCACCCCTATGCCTTGCGGAAATTCCGCACCATGACGGATGCGCTTGACGGGAACGGGCAGCTTCTGCCGGACGATCTTCGCACCACGCGGGTCGGCGCTTTCCTGCGGCGCAGCCGGTTGGACGAACTTCCCGAGTTATGGAACATCGTCAAGGGCGAGATGAGCTTCATCGGTCCCCGTCCGCTGCTTCCCCCCACCATCGCGGTCATGCAGGACAAGGGCGAACGACGGTGCAGCGTGCGGCCGGGGCTGACCGGCTGGGCGCAGACGAAGGGGGGCCAGCTTCTCAGCCTCAGCGAGAAACTGGATCTCGACCTCTGGTATATCGACCATGCCTCCCTCCGGCTGGATGCGGTCATCCTGTGGCGCACGCTGCTGGTCGTGCTGCTGGGCGACCGGCGATCCTATGCGCCTTCCTCGATGAACATGCAGGCCAGCACCGAGGACCGCCGCTACGCCACCCCCACGGGCCTGTCATCGGGCCGCGCGGGCGATTCGGCGGCTCGCGATATTGCCGAGCCGGAAGAGGAGGAGCCGATGGCGCGCGAACGGGCGGCCGGACGGCGATAG
- a CDS encoding sulfotransferase domain-containing protein codes for MKPNFFIVGAPKCGTTAWVEYLRSHPGIFISAAKEPHHFSRDFPKWNFVPRLDDYLALFEKSGPASAVGEGSVRYLYSKVAAREIHKFNSDARILIFLRDQEDFLPSLHHQQLYNGDENIEDFERAWRYSAERPAYSIPACCREPSFLDYAAMGRFHEQVERYYAIFPHDQIRVICFRDWVGDPRGTYLEILDFLGLEDDGRTDFPRINEAKYHKSRLVASLTQIPPGWVRRSSAVLTRIAGKEMGLLARLRRMNRGTGYRTRIDPSLKEEIRRYYERDNALLHERIGARLGRAARPVRSAA; via the coding sequence ATGAAGCCGAATTTTTTCATCGTCGGGGCGCCCAAATGCGGAACGACGGCATGGGTGGAATATCTTCGTTCGCATCCCGGCATCTTCATTTCGGCGGCGAAGGAGCCGCATCATTTTTCCCGCGACTTCCCCAAATGGAACTTCGTTCCCCGGCTGGACGATTATCTGGCGCTGTTCGAGAAAAGCGGGCCCGCGTCCGCGGTGGGCGAAGGATCGGTACGCTATCTCTATTCGAAGGTGGCGGCGCGGGAGATCCACAAGTTCAATTCCGACGCCCGCATTCTCATCTTCCTGCGCGATCAGGAGGATTTCCTTCCCTCGCTCCATCATCAGCAGCTTTACAATGGCGATGAGAATATCGAGGATTTCGAACGGGCATGGCGCTATTCAGCGGAGCGTCCCGCCTATAGCATCCCTGCCTGCTGCCGGGAACCGAGCTTCCTCGACTATGCGGCCATGGGCCGCTTCCATGAACAGGTGGAGCGTTATTACGCAATCTTTCCGCACGATCAGATCCGGGTCATCTGCTTTCGCGACTGGGTCGGCGATCCTCGCGGCACCTATCTGGAGATACTCGATTTCCTGGGGCTGGAGGATGATGGCCGGACCGATTTTCCGCGCATCAACGAAGCCAAATATCACAAGAGCCGGCTGGTCGCATCCCTGACGCAGATTCCGCCCGGCTGGGTGCGCCGCTCTTCGGCGGTCCTGACCCGGATCGCCGGAAAGGAGATGGGCCTATTGGCCCGCCTGCGCCGGATGAACCGGGGCACCGGTTACCGGACGCGGATCGATCCGTCGCTCAAGGAGGAAATCCGGCGCTATTATGAAAGGGACAACGCCCTTCTCCATGAGCGCATCGGCGCCCGGCTCGGCCGGGCCGCGCGACCGGTGCGATCCGCCGCCTGA
- a CDS encoding LuxR C-terminal-related transcriptional regulator produces the protein MADSIDVIVVARNSITREGLVRILAEENLRVLQSVSSIEEMDIPSGGGPEPIILVEASATEGEGHQLAPIKERMPHAHIVVLADSFDFNGLVSALRQGADGLVVSEISCESLIRTLNLVAMGAKVLPSQLADNLPSFLPQAEQADPGQDLRDIKLSPQETGILRCLVMGYPNKLASRCLQISEPRVKVHVKAVLRKIGVKNRTQAAIWAAHHGLTAFDLPAAENQIAPTA, from the coding sequence ATGGCTGACTCAATCGACGTCATCGTCGTCGCGCGCAATTCGATTACGCGCGAAGGCCTTGTCCGCATTCTTGCGGAGGAAAATCTGCGTGTTCTTCAATCGGTCAGTTCCATCGAGGAGATGGACATCCCATCGGGCGGCGGGCCGGAGCCGATCATTCTGGTCGAAGCCTCCGCAACGGAGGGAGAAGGCCATCAACTGGCGCCGATCAAGGAACGCATGCCCCATGCGCATATCGTGGTGCTGGCGGACAGTTTCGATTTCAACGGGCTGGTCTCGGCCTTGCGCCAGGGCGCCGACGGTCTGGTCGTTTCGGAGATCAGCTGCGAATCCCTGATCCGCACGCTCAACCTGGTGGCGATGGGCGCCAAGGTGCTGCCTTCCCAGCTTGCGGACAATCTTCCTTCCTTCCTGCCGCAAGCCGAGCAGGCGGACCCCGGCCAGGATCTGCGCGACATCAAGCTCAGTCCCCAGGAAACGGGCATATTGCGGTGCCTGGTGATGGGCTATCCCAACAAGCTCGCCTCCCGTTGCCTGCAGATCAGCGAGCCGCGGGTGAAGGTCCACGTCAAGGCGGTGCTCCGCAAGATCGGGGTCAAGAACCGCACGCAGGCGGCGATCTGGGCCGCTCATCACGGCCTCACCGCCTTCGATCTTCCCGCTGCCGAAAACCAGATAGCGCCGACCGCCTGA
- a CDS encoding glyceraldehyde-3-phosphate dehydrogenase, whose product MTETLNVGLNGFGRFGLHLLKYWLDRNEDTPWKIGWINDDSLSLQDAYRLMLQDDYVIFNKYKVYAEGDTLTFLQPNGRKHVLQYSNVPKDRIPWVGLPDLFFECSGKNTIAERCDDFLTGRTKQVLISATSWDADATLVYGFNHQDWRSDLRTISYGSCTVNGFVPLAEWFNAMYGVVSSDVNVIHNEARHKRGGETLLRKFCTLEKSGPQLLSWLAGDRFIVNYTVVPYSGVSMMDMRFRCQRPPTAEQLAGDLSVAMADGGPLAGIYDMDVADIGPEVYNCTAYSAVIIRNAIKVLHDEVYLQTYFDTENSVNRYYDLSTFVARKLLGQESRDDHKVVAFSQPMEAC is encoded by the coding sequence ATGACTGAAACGCTGAATGTCGGCCTCAATGGCTTTGGGCGCTTCGGGCTGCACCTGCTCAAATATTGGCTCGACAGGAATGAGGATACGCCCTGGAAGATAGGCTGGATCAATGATGACAGCCTGTCCTTGCAGGACGCCTACCGGCTGATGCTGCAGGACGATTATGTCATCTTCAACAAATACAAGGTCTATGCGGAAGGCGACACGTTGACCTTCCTCCAGCCCAATGGGCGCAAGCATGTCCTGCAATATAGCAATGTTCCCAAGGACCGGATTCCCTGGGTGGGCCTGCCCGACCTCTTCTTCGAATGTTCGGGCAAGAACACCATCGCGGAACGGTGCGACGATTTCCTGACCGGCCGGACGAAACAGGTCCTTATTTCCGCGACCTCATGGGATGCCGATGCGACGCTGGTCTATGGCTTCAACCATCAGGACTGGCGCTCCGACCTTCGGACGATTTCCTATGGCAGTTGCACCGTCAACGGCTTCGTGCCCCTGGCCGAATGGTTCAACGCCATGTACGGCGTCGTCAGCAGCGACGTGAACGTCATCCACAACGAAGCGCGCCACAAGCGGGGCGGGGAGACGCTGCTGCGCAAATTCTGCACGCTGGAAAAATCCGGCCCGCAATTACTGTCATGGCTGGCGGGCGATCGGTTCATCGTGAACTATACCGTCGTTCCCTATAGCGGCGTGTCGATGATGGACATGCGGTTCCGCTGTCAGCGACCACCCACGGCCGAGCAGCTTGCCGGCGACCTTTCGGTTGCGATGGCCGATGGCGGGCCGCTCGCCGGAATCTATGACATGGACGTCGCGGACATCGGACCGGAGGTCTATAATTGCACCGCCTATTCGGCGGTCATCATCCGCAACGCCATCAAGGTGCTGCATGACGAGGTCTATCTCCAGACCTATTTCGACACCGAAAATTCGGTGAACCGCTATTATGACCTCTCCACCTTCGTGGCGCGCAAGCTGCTGGGGCAGGAGAGCCGGGACGACCACAAGGTGGTCGCCTTCTCCCAGCCGATGGAAGCCTGTTGA
- a CDS encoding acyl carrier protein, whose amino-acid sequence MARGGDIGMADVAALFADVFGIPAETVESATSADDVGTWDSMGHLVLIQTIEERFRITLEMNEMFEIVDAGSALTVLQRHGASGHA is encoded by the coding sequence ATGGCCCGGGGCGGAGACATCGGGATGGCGGACGTCGCCGCTCTGTTCGCGGACGTCTTCGGGATTCCGGCGGAGACGGTCGAAAGCGCGACCAGCGCGGATGACGTGGGCACATGGGATTCCATGGGGCATCTGGTGCTGATCCAGACCATCGAGGAACGGTTCAGGATCACGCTGGAAATGAACGAGATGTTCGAGATCGTCGATGCGGGGTCCGCCTTGACGGTATTGCAACGCCATGGAGCGAGCGGTCATGCCTGA
- a CDS encoding class I adenylate-forming enzyme family protein produces MPDDQIANLSQAVRQWAEADPDRDYLIVGDRRYSYGEVDALVDRCCVAFAGLGLKPGDIVSAVIENGAAYVVLYMASLRYGTVFNPFPFTMEAQDILSYLRHIRPRLLLCRKQHHERLSGQQDHPVHLLGPSFPEDLPQGASGWPTFQPEERSPACLYYSSGTTGNPKCILFSHANMMANVRAIVSGFRFGERERHLIVLPLGHTASINYSLLPCTLTGGALVIAPSFWSARPRFWNLVRAHAITYVEVVPSVLAALLETPFAADASDFLPALRFIGCGSSTLPHELQRRFMERFGVRVANLYGLSETGPSHVDYPMDPDWQPGSIGFPLACNECFIADEDGRPLPPGSVGEIAIRGPNVFIQYLGNRVLYDSVVRGGAFFTGDLGRVDEKGRFWFVGRKKELIIKGGVNIAPDEIDEVIYKLPGVAISLTVGKADDYLGEKIHSFIVPADGVSLSEAEIQAHCRSFLSSSKIPDQISFVAAIPAGHSGKFLRREMQRQAS; encoded by the coding sequence ATGCCTGACGACCAGATCGCCAATCTGTCGCAGGCCGTTCGCCAATGGGCTGAGGCCGACCCGGATCGCGACTATCTGATCGTCGGGGACAGGCGCTACAGCTATGGCGAGGTCGATGCACTGGTCGACCGGTGCTGCGTCGCCTTCGCCGGGCTCGGGCTGAAGCCGGGGGACATCGTCAGCGCCGTGATCGAAAACGGCGCGGCTTATGTCGTGCTCTACATGGCGTCGCTGCGCTACGGGACGGTGTTCAATCCCTTCCCCTTCACCATGGAGGCGCAGGACATCCTGTCCTATCTGCGCCATATCCGGCCCCGGCTGCTGCTGTGCCGCAAGCAGCATCATGAGCGGCTGTCCGGCCAGCAGGACCATCCGGTCCACCTGCTTGGCCCGTCCTTTCCGGAGGATTTGCCGCAAGGGGCGAGCGGGTGGCCGACATTCCAGCCGGAGGAAAGATCGCCCGCCTGCCTCTATTATTCGTCCGGCACGACCGGCAATCCCAAATGCATCCTGTTCAGCCACGCCAATATGATGGCGAATGTCCGGGCCATCGTGTCCGGCTTCCGCTTCGGGGAGCGGGAACGCCACCTGATCGTCCTGCCGCTCGGCCATACGGCGTCGATCAACTATTCGCTGCTGCCCTGCACCCTGACGGGCGGCGCGCTGGTCATCGCCCCATCCTTCTGGAGCGCGCGGCCCCGTTTCTGGAACCTGGTCCGCGCCCACGCGATCACCTATGTCGAGGTGGTGCCCAGCGTGCTGGCGGCGCTTCTGGAAACCCCCTTCGCCGCCGATGCATCCGATTTCCTGCCCGCGCTGCGTTTCATCGGTTGCGGGTCGTCGACGCTGCCCCATGAATTGCAGCGCCGCTTCATGGAGCGGTTCGGAGTCAGGGTCGCCAATCTCTATGGCCTGTCCGAAACGGGGCCGTCGCATGTCGACTATCCGATGGACCCCGATTGGCAACCCGGCTCCATCGGTTTCCCGCTGGCCTGCAATGAATGTTTCATCGCGGATGAGGACGGCCGACCCCTGCCTCCGGGATCGGTCGGGGAGATCGCGATCCGCGGCCCCAATGTCTTCATCCAATATCTCGGCAACCGGGTACTATACGACAGCGTGGTGAGGGGCGGGGCCTTTTTTACCGGCGATCTGGGCAGGGTGGACGAAAAGGGCCGCTTCTGGTTCGTCGGGCGGAAGAAGGAACTCATCATCAAGGGCGGCGTCAACATCGCGCCCGACGAGATCGACGAGGTCATCTACAAGCTGCCGGGCGTCGCCATATCGCTGACGGTGGGCAAGGCGGACGACTATCTGGGCGAGAAGATTCACTCCTTCATCGTCCCGGCGGACGGCGTGTCGCTGTCGGAGGCGGAGATACAGGCCCATTGCCGGTCCTTCCTGTCGAGCAGCAAGATACCGGACCAGATTTCCTTCGTCGCGGCCATTCCCGCCGGCCATTCGGGCAAGTTCCTGCGCCGCGAAATGCAGAGGCAGGCGTCTTGA
- a CDS encoding inositol monophosphatase family protein, which produces MTRFAPELRLALDAAEAIGRTQMERFDQNYRVLRKESREFVTSVDLECHMLAHERLGIAAPVLSEETRGDFDFGHDLCWIVDPLDGSHNYIAGLPNFGVSVALVENGRFVLGVIGIPFFGEVYHAVEGEGAFRNDAPIRISPNAVLSKAMIAYDNQFHLSPHGFARYRRLTDAAFTTRILGSAAYDLALVGRGRIDARVLNCTKVFDVAAGIVLVREAGGRVTDFSGGEVGVASKEILASNGHTHDALLSVLGDMNDEEAGPLHGGVRIARNPGEHSRLQPPSAGMGAGRLCR; this is translated from the coding sequence TTGACCCGCTTCGCACCGGAACTGCGGCTGGCGCTGGACGCGGCGGAGGCCATCGGACGGACCCAGATGGAACGGTTCGACCAGAACTACCGCGTGCTCCGCAAGGAAAGCCGGGAATTCGTCACCAGCGTGGACCTCGAATGCCACATGCTCGCGCATGAGCGGCTGGGGATCGCCGCGCCCGTCCTGTCGGAAGAGACGCGCGGCGATTTCGACTTCGGGCATGACCTGTGCTGGATCGTCGATCCGCTCGACGGCTCCCATAATTATATCGCGGGCCTACCCAATTTCGGCGTCTCGGTCGCGCTGGTAGAGAATGGCCGGTTCGTGCTGGGCGTGATCGGCATCCCCTTCTTCGGCGAAGTCTATCATGCGGTGGAGGGCGAAGGCGCCTTCCGCAACGATGCGCCCATCCGCATTTCCCCCAATGCCGTGCTGTCCAAGGCGATGATCGCCTATGACAACCAGTTCCACCTGTCGCCTCACGGGTTCGCGCGGTATCGCCGCCTGACCGACGCGGCGTTCACGACGCGGATTTTGGGGTCGGCCGCCTATGATCTCGCGCTGGTCGGCCGGGGTCGGATCGACGCGCGGGTGCTCAATTGCACCAAGGTCTTCGATGTCGCCGCCGGGATCGTCCTCGTGCGGGAGGCAGGCGGGCGCGTCACGGATTTTTCCGGCGGGGAAGTCGGCGTCGCGAGCAAGGAAATCCTCGCCAGCAACGGCCACACCCATGACGCCCTGCTCTCAGTCCTTGGGGATATGAACGATGAAGAAGCTGGTCCTTTACACGGCGGGGTCCGGATCGCGCGAAATCCTGGTGAGCATTCGCGACTCCAACCGCCATCGGCCGGAATGGGAGCCGGTCGCCTTTGTCGATGA